GCCGCGCGCAGCAAGCTCGCGCGCGGTCACCTCACCGATGCCGGCGTTGCTGCCGGTCACGATCGCTCGTACGCCGGTCAGGTCCGGAAGGTCAGCAGGGGTGAAGGACATCGTGACTCCTCGAAAACTGGGGGATGGCGCCAGTGTTGCGCGCGGTTGGTCAGCCCCCGCTTGTGGCCCCACAGTCGTGCGGCCAAACCCCCGGTTTCCGGGAAGGCTCTTCCGTCCATGGCGCACAGGTGTGTCGTATCGAGGAAGAAGGCCCCTCCGCAGCGGGCGCTCTTGGCCGCACACGTGGGTTTGTCGCCGGTGAACCCACGCATCCCTGAACCGGTGTCAGCAAGCGTGATCTCGACGATCTGTACACCTCCCGCAGGGGTGTAAACCGTCATCGGACGCGGGACGAACCCGCAGGTCAGCAGCTATTTCACGCACCGACGAGCGGCGCTGGCGACCTGCCGACCGAAGGTCACGGGAAGGGGTGGATGTCCGATGGAAAATCTGGACCTTCCCGGCAGCACGCGCGCGGGTCAATACTGCCAACCATGGCCAACCCGTTGAACCAGATCAGCAACCTCGTCTCCCAGGCAGTGTCCGGCCCGGTCGGTGCGCTCACCGACGCCGTGCACCGTCCCTCGTCCGTCGGACGCCACCGCCCGCTCTACGGGCTCAACGTCCTGGACGCGCTCCGCGGCAAGTCGCTGGAGAACTCCGTCAAGGACAAGGTCACCCTGATCACGGGTGCGTCCTCGGGCATCGGCGCGACGACGGCGATCCGGATCGGTGCGGCGGGTGGCGAGGTCGTCCTCGTGGCCCGCGGGCGCGAGAAGCTCGAGGAGACCGCGAAGCTGGTCGAGGCCGCGGGTGGCAAGGCGCACGTCTATCCGTGCGACCTCTCCGACATGGACGCGATCCCCCAGATGGCGCAGCAGGTGCAGGCCGACCTCGGCCAGATCGACATCCTGGTCAACAACGCCGGCCGCTCGATCCGCCGATCGCTGGAGCTGTCCTACGACCGCTTCCACGACTACGAGCGCACGATGCAGCTCAACTACTTCGCCCCGGTGCGACTCTGCCTCGAGGTGCTGCCCGGCATGCGCGAGCGCGGTTTCGGCCACGTCGTGAACGTGTCGTCGATCGGTGTGCAGACGCGCGCTCCGCGCTTCGGTGCGTACGTCGCGAGCAAGGCTGCGCTCGACATGCTCTGCGACACCTGGCAGGCCGAGACCCGCGACGACGGTGTGCGCTTCTCCACCGTGCACATGGTGCTGGTGCGCACGCCGATGATCAGCGCGACGACGATCTACCAGAAGTTCCCCGCCCTCACCCCGGATGAGGCGGCCGACGTGCTGGCGGACGCGATCGTGCACCAGCCACGCCGGGTCAGCCCGGCCTTCGGACACGCCGCGGCGTTCGCCGACGCGATCAGTCCCCAGTTCATGGACA
This genomic interval from Nocardioides cavernaquae contains the following:
- a CDS encoding SDR family NAD(P)-dependent oxidoreductase — its product is MANPLNQISNLVSQAVSGPVGALTDAVHRPSSVGRHRPLYGLNVLDALRGKSLENSVKDKVTLITGASSGIGATTAIRIGAAGGEVVLVARGREKLEETAKLVEAAGGKAHVYPCDLSDMDAIPQMAQQVQADLGQIDILVNNAGRSIRRSLELSYDRFHDYERTMQLNYFAPVRLCLEVLPGMRERGFGHVVNVSSIGVQTRAPRFGAYVASKAALDMLCDTWQAETRDDGVRFSTVHMVLVRTPMISATTIYQKFPALTPDEAADVLADAIVHQPRRVSPAFGHAAAFADAISPQFMDMVRGAGFKMFPDSKAARGEGQPAPAEAPVADGSLTPAAKIFTEVTRGNHW